A stretch of Cucumis sativus cultivar 9930 chromosome 2, Cucumber_9930_V3, whole genome shotgun sequence DNA encodes these proteins:
- the LOC101208799 gene encoding coilin isoform X3: protein MNSGTVRIRLLFEQGQLLSKSHRKNGLKRSWILLKSHLPTISDFSSYLLDYFFLRTACPHGLILSMDGFVLPPFEPTSILKDKDIVRVKKNVDNVTAADKMEELVNKCTDYKNEADAVDEPYELLRQLEDTLDAGSVKKTLSSKRKALKTLHSSKMKKKRVVPTSKYLKFRTEHNGRFQHKVLSEKSLVEKHKSSSGHTDTSISNEQKLQKFSSPDKDKRKMMRKQVKTKKKKVQQQRVEKSNRKLPDENYIEDSEQLAGSSDDKEIVPVVIRPGHVRFLPLGQAEANQIVHPGQASMDIIRLNGMAVKNVRNRGQRKSSSWTSNCKNCEGQSSKPQAKKGLSTMNPPIDFDKLKPCASLPERGDIIAYRLIELSSTWTPELSSFRVGKVLWCKPEANKIMVIPVPEYPFVYKAAMNDESIKHPYAEDGSLKTDYSSLIDIKIVEHKNSVGFEATAGNIREASGTKQSWNKWENHSTAPKQSWNKLGENHPKPPKQSWKKWEDRTSVRGNGKENGWDEILQAFGAKKAKLCNEVRWRTGENKAWEGAHDP, encoded by the exons ATGAATTCGGGGACTGTGAGAATACGTTTGCTTTTCGAACAGGGGCAGCTACTGAGCAAGTCTCACAGGAAAAATGGACTCAAACGGAGTTGGATTCTTCTCAAATCTCATCTCCCTACCATTTCCGACTTCTCTTCCTATCTTCTTGATTACTTCTTCCTTCGTACTGCTTGCCCACATGGCCTCATTCTTTCT ATGGATGGCTTTGTTCTACCTCCTTTTGAACCTACTTCTATTTTGAAGGATAAAGATATTGTTAG GGTTAAGAAGAATGTGGACAATGTGACTGCGGCTGACAAGATGGAAGAGCTTGTGAACAAGTGCACTGACTACAAAAATGAAGCAGATGCAGTTGATGAACCTTATGAACTTCTGCGTCAGTTGGAAGACACTTTGGATGCGGGAAGCGTCAAGAAAACACTTTCCAGCAAGAGGAAGGCACTGAAAACACTTCACAGTTCAAA gatgaagaaaaaaagagttgtTCCAACTTccaaatatttgaagtttcGTACAGAGCATAATGGTAGATTCCAGCACAAAGTTCTTTCTGAAAAGAGTCTGGTCGAGAAGCACAAATCATCCAGCGGTCATACCGATACAAGTATCTCCAACGAGCAAAAG cTTCAAAAGTTTTCTTCTCCGGACAaggataaaaggaaaatgatgaGGAAACAGGTCAAaactaagaagaaaaag GTACAGCAACAAAGAGTTGAAAAGAGTAACCGTAAGTTACCTGATGAGAATTACATTGAGGACTCTGAACAGCTAGCTGGCAGTAGTGATGATAAAGAAATTGTACCGGTGGTAATTAGACCCGGCCATGTTCGTTTTCTGCCTCTTGGTCAAG CAGAGGCAAACCAGATTGTCCATCCAGGTCAAGCTTCAATG GACATCATACGGTTGAATGGGATGGCAGTTAAGAATGTAAGAAACAGGGGTCAAAGGAAGTCCTCATCTTGGACGAGTAATTGCAAGAACTGTGAAGGACAAAGTTCTAAGCCGCAAGCTAAAAAAGGTTTATCAACTATGAACCCCCCGATTGACTTCGATAAGCTCAAACCTTGTGCTAGCTTGCCCGAG AGAGGTGATATAATTGCATATCGTTTAATAGAATTATCATCAACCTGGACTCCGGAACTTTCCTCCTTCAGA GTTGGAAAGGTATTGTGGTGTAAACCTGAAGCAAATAAGATTATGGTGATTCCTGTTCCAGAATATCCATTTGTTTATAAGGCGGCAATGAATGATGAATCAATTAAACATCCATATGCAGAGGATGGATCTTTAAAG ACAGATTACTCCTCACTCATTGACATCAAAATCGTTGAGCATAAAAATTCAGTAGGTTTTGAAGCAACTGCTGGTAATATCAGAGAAGCATCTGGTACAAAACAAAGTTGGAACAAGTGGGAGAACCATTCCACTGCACCGAAACAAAGCTGGAACAAATTGGGGGAGAACCACCCCAAGCCACCAAAACAAAGCTGGAAAAAGTGGGAAGACCGTACCAGTGTACGAG gaaatggaaaggaaaatggaTGGGATGAAATTCTCCAGGCTTTCGGGGCAAAGAAAGCTAAATTGTGCAATGAAGTTCGATGGAGAACAGGGGAGAATAAAGCTTGGGAAGGAGCTCATGATCCATGA
- the LOC101208799 gene encoding coilin isoform X1 produces the protein MNSGTVRIRLLFEQGQLLSKSHRKNGLKRSWILLKSHLPTISDFSSYLLDYFFLRTACPHGLILSMDGFVLPPFEPTSILKDKDIVRVKKNVDNVTAADKMEELVNKCTDYKNEADAVDEPYELLRQLEDTLDAGSVKKTLSSKRKALKTLHSSKMKKKRVVPTSKYLKFRTEHNGRFQHKVLSEKSLVEKHKSSSGHTDTSISNEQKLQKFSSPDKDKRKMMRKQVKTKKKKVQQQRVEKSNRKLPDENYIEDSEQLAGSSDDKEIVPVVIRPGHVRFLPLGQAEANQIVHPGQASMDIIRLNGMAVKNVRNRGQRKSSSWTSNCKNCEGQSSKPQAKKGLSTMNPPIDFDKLKPCASLPERGDIIAYRLIELSSTWTPELSSFRVGKVLWCKPEANKIMVIPVPEYPFVYKAAMNDESIKHPYAEDGSLKTDYSSLIDIKIVEHKNSVGFEATAGNIREASGTKQSWNKWENHSTAPKQSWNKLGENHPKPPKQSWKKWEDRTSVRVISGNGKENGWDEILQAFGAKKAKLCNEVRWRTGENKAWEGAHDP, from the exons ATGAATTCGGGGACTGTGAGAATACGTTTGCTTTTCGAACAGGGGCAGCTACTGAGCAAGTCTCACAGGAAAAATGGACTCAAACGGAGTTGGATTCTTCTCAAATCTCATCTCCCTACCATTTCCGACTTCTCTTCCTATCTTCTTGATTACTTCTTCCTTCGTACTGCTTGCCCACATGGCCTCATTCTTTCT ATGGATGGCTTTGTTCTACCTCCTTTTGAACCTACTTCTATTTTGAAGGATAAAGATATTGTTAG GGTTAAGAAGAATGTGGACAATGTGACTGCGGCTGACAAGATGGAAGAGCTTGTGAACAAGTGCACTGACTACAAAAATGAAGCAGATGCAGTTGATGAACCTTATGAACTTCTGCGTCAGTTGGAAGACACTTTGGATGCGGGAAGCGTCAAGAAAACACTTTCCAGCAAGAGGAAGGCACTGAAAACACTTCACAGTTCAAA gatgaagaaaaaaagagttgtTCCAACTTccaaatatttgaagtttcGTACAGAGCATAATGGTAGATTCCAGCACAAAGTTCTTTCTGAAAAGAGTCTGGTCGAGAAGCACAAATCATCCAGCGGTCATACCGATACAAGTATCTCCAACGAGCAAAAG cTTCAAAAGTTTTCTTCTCCGGACAaggataaaaggaaaatgatgaGGAAACAGGTCAAaactaagaagaaaaag GTACAGCAACAAAGAGTTGAAAAGAGTAACCGTAAGTTACCTGATGAGAATTACATTGAGGACTCTGAACAGCTAGCTGGCAGTAGTGATGATAAAGAAATTGTACCGGTGGTAATTAGACCCGGCCATGTTCGTTTTCTGCCTCTTGGTCAAG CAGAGGCAAACCAGATTGTCCATCCAGGTCAAGCTTCAATG GACATCATACGGTTGAATGGGATGGCAGTTAAGAATGTAAGAAACAGGGGTCAAAGGAAGTCCTCATCTTGGACGAGTAATTGCAAGAACTGTGAAGGACAAAGTTCTAAGCCGCAAGCTAAAAAAGGTTTATCAACTATGAACCCCCCGATTGACTTCGATAAGCTCAAACCTTGTGCTAGCTTGCCCGAG AGAGGTGATATAATTGCATATCGTTTAATAGAATTATCATCAACCTGGACTCCGGAACTTTCCTCCTTCAGA GTTGGAAAGGTATTGTGGTGTAAACCTGAAGCAAATAAGATTATGGTGATTCCTGTTCCAGAATATCCATTTGTTTATAAGGCGGCAATGAATGATGAATCAATTAAACATCCATATGCAGAGGATGGATCTTTAAAG ACAGATTACTCCTCACTCATTGACATCAAAATCGTTGAGCATAAAAATTCAGTAGGTTTTGAAGCAACTGCTGGTAATATCAGAGAAGCATCTGGTACAAAACAAAGTTGGAACAAGTGGGAGAACCATTCCACTGCACCGAAACAAAGCTGGAACAAATTGGGGGAGAACCACCCCAAGCCACCAAAACAAAGCTGGAAAAAGTGGGAAGACCGTACCAGTGTACGAG TCATTTCaggaaatggaaaggaaaatggaTGGGATGAAATTCTCCAGGCTTTCGGGGCAAAGAAAGCTAAATTGTGCAATGAAGTTCGATGGAGAACAGGGGAGAATAAAGCTTGGGAAGGAGCTCATGATCCATGA
- the LOC101208799 gene encoding coilin isoform X2, with the protein MNSGTVRIRLLFEQGQLLSKSHRKNGLKRSWILLKSHLPTISDFSSYLLDYFFLRTACPHGLILSMDGFVLPPFEPTSILKDKDIVRVKKNVDNVTAADKMEELVNKCTDYKNEADAVDEPYELLRQLEDTLDAGSVKKTLSSKRKALKTLHSSKMKKKRVVPTSKYLKFRTEHNGRFQHKVLSEKSLVEKHKSSSGHTDTSISNEQKLQKFSSPDKDKRKMMRKQVKTKKKKVQQQRVEKSNRKLPDENYIEDSEQLAGSSDDKEIVPVVIRPGHVRFLPLGQEANQIVHPGQASMDIIRLNGMAVKNVRNRGQRKSSSWTSNCKNCEGQSSKPQAKKGLSTMNPPIDFDKLKPCASLPERGDIIAYRLIELSSTWTPELSSFRVGKVLWCKPEANKIMVIPVPEYPFVYKAAMNDESIKHPYAEDGSLKTDYSSLIDIKIVEHKNSVGFEATAGNIREASGTKQSWNKWENHSTAPKQSWNKLGENHPKPPKQSWKKWEDRTSVRVISGNGKENGWDEILQAFGAKKAKLCNEVRWRTGENKAWEGAHDP; encoded by the exons ATGAATTCGGGGACTGTGAGAATACGTTTGCTTTTCGAACAGGGGCAGCTACTGAGCAAGTCTCACAGGAAAAATGGACTCAAACGGAGTTGGATTCTTCTCAAATCTCATCTCCCTACCATTTCCGACTTCTCTTCCTATCTTCTTGATTACTTCTTCCTTCGTACTGCTTGCCCACATGGCCTCATTCTTTCT ATGGATGGCTTTGTTCTACCTCCTTTTGAACCTACTTCTATTTTGAAGGATAAAGATATTGTTAG GGTTAAGAAGAATGTGGACAATGTGACTGCGGCTGACAAGATGGAAGAGCTTGTGAACAAGTGCACTGACTACAAAAATGAAGCAGATGCAGTTGATGAACCTTATGAACTTCTGCGTCAGTTGGAAGACACTTTGGATGCGGGAAGCGTCAAGAAAACACTTTCCAGCAAGAGGAAGGCACTGAAAACACTTCACAGTTCAAA gatgaagaaaaaaagagttgtTCCAACTTccaaatatttgaagtttcGTACAGAGCATAATGGTAGATTCCAGCACAAAGTTCTTTCTGAAAAGAGTCTGGTCGAGAAGCACAAATCATCCAGCGGTCATACCGATACAAGTATCTCCAACGAGCAAAAG cTTCAAAAGTTTTCTTCTCCGGACAaggataaaaggaaaatgatgaGGAAACAGGTCAAaactaagaagaaaaag GTACAGCAACAAAGAGTTGAAAAGAGTAACCGTAAGTTACCTGATGAGAATTACATTGAGGACTCTGAACAGCTAGCTGGCAGTAGTGATGATAAAGAAATTGTACCGGTGGTAATTAGACCCGGCCATGTTCGTTTTCTGCCTCTTGGTCAAG AGGCAAACCAGATTGTCCATCCAGGTCAAGCTTCAATG GACATCATACGGTTGAATGGGATGGCAGTTAAGAATGTAAGAAACAGGGGTCAAAGGAAGTCCTCATCTTGGACGAGTAATTGCAAGAACTGTGAAGGACAAAGTTCTAAGCCGCAAGCTAAAAAAGGTTTATCAACTATGAACCCCCCGATTGACTTCGATAAGCTCAAACCTTGTGCTAGCTTGCCCGAG AGAGGTGATATAATTGCATATCGTTTAATAGAATTATCATCAACCTGGACTCCGGAACTTTCCTCCTTCAGA GTTGGAAAGGTATTGTGGTGTAAACCTGAAGCAAATAAGATTATGGTGATTCCTGTTCCAGAATATCCATTTGTTTATAAGGCGGCAATGAATGATGAATCAATTAAACATCCATATGCAGAGGATGGATCTTTAAAG ACAGATTACTCCTCACTCATTGACATCAAAATCGTTGAGCATAAAAATTCAGTAGGTTTTGAAGCAACTGCTGGTAATATCAGAGAAGCATCTGGTACAAAACAAAGTTGGAACAAGTGGGAGAACCATTCCACTGCACCGAAACAAAGCTGGAACAAATTGGGGGAGAACCACCCCAAGCCACCAAAACAAAGCTGGAAAAAGTGGGAAGACCGTACCAGTGTACGAG TCATTTCaggaaatggaaaggaaaatggaTGGGATGAAATTCTCCAGGCTTTCGGGGCAAAGAAAGCTAAATTGTGCAATGAAGTTCGATGGAGAACAGGGGAGAATAAAGCTTGGGAAGGAGCTCATGATCCATGA
- the LOC101208799 gene encoding coilin isoform X4 has translation MNSGTVRIRLLFEQGQLLSKSHRKNGLKRSWILLKSHLPTISDFSSYLLDYFFLRTACPHGLILSMDGFVLPPFEPTSILKDKDIVRVKKNVDNVTAADKMEELVNKCTDYKNEADAVDEPYELLRQLEDTLDAGSVKKTLSSKRKALKTLHSSKMKKKRVVPTSKYLKFRTEHNGRFQHKVLSEKSLVEKHKSSSGHTDTSISNEQKLQKFSSPDKDKRKMMRKQVKTKKKKVQQQRVEKSNRKLPDENYIEDSEQLAGSSDDKEIVPVVIRPGHVRFLPLGQAEANQIVHPGQASMDIIRLNGMAVKNVRNRGQRKSSSWTSNCKNCEGQSSKPQAKKGLSTMNPPIDFDKLKPCASLPERGDIIAYRLIELSSTWTPELSSFRVGKVLWCKPEANKIMVIPVPEYPFVYKAAMNDESIKHPYAEDGSLK, from the exons ATGAATTCGGGGACTGTGAGAATACGTTTGCTTTTCGAACAGGGGCAGCTACTGAGCAAGTCTCACAGGAAAAATGGACTCAAACGGAGTTGGATTCTTCTCAAATCTCATCTCCCTACCATTTCCGACTTCTCTTCCTATCTTCTTGATTACTTCTTCCTTCGTACTGCTTGCCCACATGGCCTCATTCTTTCT ATGGATGGCTTTGTTCTACCTCCTTTTGAACCTACTTCTATTTTGAAGGATAAAGATATTGTTAG GGTTAAGAAGAATGTGGACAATGTGACTGCGGCTGACAAGATGGAAGAGCTTGTGAACAAGTGCACTGACTACAAAAATGAAGCAGATGCAGTTGATGAACCTTATGAACTTCTGCGTCAGTTGGAAGACACTTTGGATGCGGGAAGCGTCAAGAAAACACTTTCCAGCAAGAGGAAGGCACTGAAAACACTTCACAGTTCAAA gatgaagaaaaaaagagttgtTCCAACTTccaaatatttgaagtttcGTACAGAGCATAATGGTAGATTCCAGCACAAAGTTCTTTCTGAAAAGAGTCTGGTCGAGAAGCACAAATCATCCAGCGGTCATACCGATACAAGTATCTCCAACGAGCAAAAG cTTCAAAAGTTTTCTTCTCCGGACAaggataaaaggaaaatgatgaGGAAACAGGTCAAaactaagaagaaaaag GTACAGCAACAAAGAGTTGAAAAGAGTAACCGTAAGTTACCTGATGAGAATTACATTGAGGACTCTGAACAGCTAGCTGGCAGTAGTGATGATAAAGAAATTGTACCGGTGGTAATTAGACCCGGCCATGTTCGTTTTCTGCCTCTTGGTCAAG CAGAGGCAAACCAGATTGTCCATCCAGGTCAAGCTTCAATG GACATCATACGGTTGAATGGGATGGCAGTTAAGAATGTAAGAAACAGGGGTCAAAGGAAGTCCTCATCTTGGACGAGTAATTGCAAGAACTGTGAAGGACAAAGTTCTAAGCCGCAAGCTAAAAAAGGTTTATCAACTATGAACCCCCCGATTGACTTCGATAAGCTCAAACCTTGTGCTAGCTTGCCCGAG AGAGGTGATATAATTGCATATCGTTTAATAGAATTATCATCAACCTGGACTCCGGAACTTTCCTCCTTCAGA GTTGGAAAGGTATTGTGGTGTAAACCTGAAGCAAATAAGATTATGGTGATTCCTGTTCCAGAATATCCATTTGTTTATAAGGCGGCAATGAATGATGAATCAATTAAACATCCATATGCAGAGGATGGATCTTTAAAG TAG
- the LOC101208559 gene encoding protein SIEVE ELEMENT OCCLUSION B, protein MAVAAPRKLSLIKPDRQLFAGGDENALTKQVLATHSEEPLEFPVTPLLSLVEQIFLRAKLNTLQGTTRAQLEAIEDKSPSPTDLLDLLDFVSFTINRVSNEIQYKCSGAGDPHTVTMEVFNLLSSWPWDAKVVLALAAFAINYGEFWLLVQQSSTDLLAKDISLLKKLPEIFERVDIVKQKFEALDKLIKSLVDVAKCIVDFKMLPPHYITPDTPEMKSATTLIPTAIYWTIRSIVACAAQNAGLIGVGHEYLASASETWELSSLAHKIDNIRKHLEQLLLACHHYINEKMHHEAYMNLVRLFEIPHIDNNKILRALIYSKDDKPPLLDGLSKEKATLEVLRKKNVLLLISDLDLSIVELSMLDQIYRESRQNKTRSESDYEVVWMPIVESPWTEDKQVKFEALLGLMPWYSVAHPSLIESAVIKYVRQVWNFIKKPLLVVLDPQGKVVNTNAVHMLWIWGSLAYPFTSAREESLWKEETWRLELLVDSVEPLIFQWMEAGKYICILGGEDLAWIRGFSAKALGVAKDAGINLEILYVGKSNPGEKIKKNIAGILADKMIRTLVDPTLIWFFWVRLESMWYSKTQRGNTIEDDPVMQETMTMLSFDSGDQGWALFCKGSTDILRAKAETITNVVDGYEERWKVHVKEEGFIPAMTKDLQDIHTPEHCNRLILPSSNGTIPEKVVCSECGSAMEKFIMYRCCND, encoded by the exons ATGGCTGTTGCAGCACCACGTAAGTTGAGTCTCATCAAACCAGACCGTCAGCTTTTCGCAGGAGGCGACGAAAATGCCTTGACAAAGCAAGTTTTGGCCACTCATTCTGAAGAACCACTTGAGTTTCCTGTCACCCCTTTGCTCAGCCTTGTTGAACAAATTTTCCTTCGAGCTAAACTCAATACTCTCCAG GGAACAACTCGAGCTCAGCTGGAGGCAATCGAAGACAAATCCCCAAGCCCAACAGACTTATTAGACTTATTGGATTTTGTATCATTCACTATCAATAGAGTTTCTAATGAG ATACAGTACAAGTGTTCAGGAGCTGGGGATCCTCATACCGTGACTATGGAAGTCTTCAATTTGTTATCAAGTTGGCCGTGGGATGCTAAGGTGGTGCTGGCCTTGGCTGCATTTGCTATCAACTATGGAGAGTTTTGGCTATTGGTTCAACAGTCCTCAACCGACTTACTTGCCAAAGACATCTCGCTCCTCAAAAAACTCCCGGAAATATTCGAGAGAGTCGACATAGTGAAGCAAAAATTTGAAGCCCTCGACAAACTCATCAAGTCACTCGTGGATGTGGCGAAGTGCATTGTTGACTTCAAGATGCTTCCTCCCCATTATATTACTCCAGACACGCCTGAAATGAAGAGTGCAACCACTCTTATTCCAACAGCTATTTATTGGACAATCAGAAGCATCGTTGCCTGCGCTGCACAGAATGCGGGCCTTATTGGAGTTGGTCATGA GTATTTGGCATCAGCATCTGAGACATGGGAGCTGTCTAGTTTGGCCCATAAGATCGACAACATCCGCAAGCACCTCGAACAACTGCTTCTTGCTTGTCATCATTACATAA ATGAGAAGATGCATCATGAGGCATATATGAACCTGGTCCGCCTTTTTGAGATACCCCACATTGACAACAACAAGATTCTGAGGGCTTTGATTTACTCCAAGGATGATAAGCCACCCCTGCTCGATGGTTTAAGCAAAGAAAAG GCTACTCTCGAAGTgctgagaaagaaaaatgtgctACTTCTCATCTCTGACCTGGACCTGTCCATAGTGGAGCTTTCAATGCTAGACCAAATCTACAGAGAATCGAGACAGAACAAAACAAGATCAGAAAGCGATTACGAGGTGGTGTGGATGCCAATTGTGGAGTCCCCATGGACAGAAGATAAACAGGTGAAATTCGAGGCGTTGTTGGGGTTGATGCCATGGTACTCAGTGGCACATCCTTCACTAATCGAATCCGCCGTCATTAAGTATGTAAGACAAGTATGGAACTTCATCAAAAAGCCTTTATTGGTGGTTCTGGACCCGCAAGGCAAAGTGGTTAATACCAACGCCGTCCATATGCTCTGGATTTGGGGAAGTTTGGCTTATCCTTTCACCAGCGCTCGAGAGGAATCACTTTGGAAAGAAGAAACTTGGCGACTAGAGCTCTTAGTCGATTCGGTCGAACCCCTCATCTTCCAATGG ATGGAGGCAGGGAAATACATTTGCATACTTGGAGGGGAAGATTTGGCATGGATAAGAGGCTTCAGTGCAAAGGCATTAGGAGTAGCTAAGGATGCTGGGATAAATTTGGAGATACTGTACGTGGGAAAGAGCAACCCGGgggagaaaataaagaagaacaTAGCTGGAATCTTAGCAGATAAAATGATCCGCACACTTGTAGATCCAACCCTGATTTGGTTCTTCTGGGTTAGGCTAGAAAGCATGTGGTATTCAAAAACACAAAGGGGAAACACAATTGAAGACGACCCCGTAATGCAAGAGACGATGACGATGTTGAGTTTTGACAGTGGCGACCAGGGATGGGCCTTGTTCTGCAAAGGCTCAACCGATATCCTTCGTGCCAAAGCCGAGACTATAACCAATGTGGTGGACGGTTATGAAGAGCGTTGGAAAGTGCATGTGAAGGAAGAAGGTTTTATACCTGCTATGACCAAAGACCTCCAAGACATCCACACTCCGGAGCATTGTAACCGTCTGattcttccttcttccaatGGCACCATTCCAGAGAAGGTGGTTTGTTCAGAATGTGGTAGTGCCATGGAAAAATTCATCATGTATCGCTGTTGCAACGACTAA
- the LOC101205816 gene encoding vignain encodes MAIGKFLLVPLLLIVLVSGLAESFEFDEKELATEESLWQLYERWGKHHTISRNLKEKHKRFSVFKENVNHVFTVNQMDKPYKLKLNKFADMSNYEFVNFYARSNISHYRKLHERRRGAGGFMYEQDTDLPSSVDWRERGAVNAVKEQGRCGSCWAFSSVAAVEGINKIKTNQLLSLSEQELLDCNYRNKGCNGGFMEIAFDFIKRNGGIATENSYPYHGSRGLCRSSRISSPIVKIDGYESVPENEDALMQAVANQPVSVAIDAAGRDFQFYSQGVFDGYCGTELNHGVVAIGYGTTEDGTDYWLVRNSWGVGWGEDGYVRMKRGVEQAEGLCGIAMEASYPIKY; translated from the exons ATGGCCATTGgcaaatttcttcttgttcCTCTTCTTTTGATTGTTTTAGTTTCAGGATTGGCTGAAAGCTTTGAATTCGATGAGAAGGAGTTAGCAACAGAGGAAAGTCTATGGCAGTTATATGAGAGATGGGGTAAGCATCACACGATTTCAAGGAACCTAAAGGAAAAGCATAAACGTTTCAGCGTGTTTAAAGAGAATGTGAACCATGTGTTCACAGTGAACCAAATGGACAAACCATACAAGCTAAAGCTGAACAAGTTCGCAGATATGTCGAATTACGAGTTTGTGAACTTCTATGCTCGCTCTAATATTAGCCACTACAGAAAGTtacatgaaagaagaagaggagccGGTGGATTCATGTATGAGCAGGATACAGATCTTCCATCATCCGTTGATTGGAGAGAAAGAGGAGCTGTCAATGCAGTCAAAGAGCAAGGCAGATGTG GTAGCTGTTGGGCATTTTCAAGTGTGGCTGCAGTTGAAGgaatcaacaaaatcaaaaccaaccAGCTATTATCTCTATCAGAGCAAGAGCTGCTTGATTGCAATTACAGGAACAAAGGTTGCAACGGAGGATTCATGGAAATAGCTTTCGATTTCATAAAGAGAAATGGTGGAATCGCCACTGAGAACAGCTATCCCTACCATGGATCAAGAGGACTCTGTCGCTCATCCAGA ATATCTTCACCGATAGTCAAAATTGATGGATACGAAAGCGTACCGGAAAACGAGGATGCTTTGATGCAAGCCGTTGCAAATCAACCAGTCTCAGTCGCCATCGACGCTGCGGGAAGAGATTTCCAATTTTACTCGCAG GGAGTATTCGATGGATACTGCGGAACAGAGCTGAACCACGGAGTGGTGGCGATTGGGTACGGAACGACGGAAGACGGAACAGATTACTGGCTTGTGCGGAACTCATGGGGAGTTGGATGGGGAGAAGATGGTTACGTAAGGATGAAGCGAGGAGTGGAGCAGGCAGAAGGTCTGTGTGGAATAGCCATGGAAGCTTCTTATCCCATCAAGTATTAA